In a single window of the Candidatus Poribacteria bacterium genome:
- a CDS encoding LamG domain-containing protein yields the protein MRLRIFICTILALSLIGGYSQAEIDPDRIVGIWLLDEGKGDVAEDASENGRKGTITRAEWAKGKVDGALEIKKGGTVTIPLGKGIIEDKVTFTLWINFTDIGGQQNYFSIWDQSNNRYVPYKNGGNLLQSWTNTWDVASGVTVKDGTWYHVANVYDGDNCTIYINGEEKVSQKVPKFQLQDQDQTAWLATDRGTGFLSATIMDEVGLFNDGLTEDEVQDIMNDGIYHTAFAVEPSGKLPVLWGRLRSHF from the coding sequence ATGAGACTAAGAATATTCATCTGCACGATACTCGCGCTAAGCCTCATCGGCGGTTATAGCCAAGCCGAGATTGATCCGGATAGGATTGTCGGTATCTGGCTATTGGACGAAGGGAAAGGCGATGTCGCTGAAGATGCTTCTGAAAACGGACGTAAAGGCACAATTACGCGAGCGGAATGGGCAAAAGGCAAGGTCGATGGTGCCCTTGAAATTAAAAAGGGTGGAACAGTTACGATTCCGCTCGGTAAAGGCATTATCGAAGATAAAGTAACCTTCACTTTGTGGATAAATTTCACCGACATCGGCGGTCAACAGAACTACTTCTCGATATGGGATCAGAGCAACAACCGCTATGTTCCTTACAAAAACGGTGGAAATCTTCTCCAAAGTTGGACGAACACTTGGGACGTCGCCAGTGGCGTGACCGTCAAAGATGGAACCTGGTATCACGTCGCCAACGTCTATGACGGAGACAACTGTACAATCTACATCAACGGCGAAGAGAAAGTCTCACAAAAGGTACCGAAGTTCCAACTCCAAGATCAGGATCAGACCGCATGGCTCGCGACTGACAGAGGCACCGGTTTCCTCTCCGCTACTATTATGGACGAAGTCGGTCTCTTCAACGATGGACTCACCGAAGATGAAGTTCAGGATATTATGAACGACGGCATCTATCACACCGCCTTCGCCGTGGAACCGTCAGGTAAACTCCCCGTGCTATGGGGAAGACTGCGGTCGCATTTTTAA
- a CDS encoding aspartate-semialdehyde dehydrogenase, whose product MRESYRVAVVGATGAVGNTLLQLLEERSFPIASLKLLASHRSAGEILSFKDDPIIVEELTHDSFEDVDVVFSSAGASVSREFIPTAVKKGALVIDNTSAFRMDAETPLVVPEVNMDAARTHNGLVANPNCSTIQMMVALKPIYDLVGIKRIVVSTYQSVSGKSGRAVMELVQQTTEALEGKPITLDKFPHQMAFNVAFDWPFLDSGDNEEEVKMINETRKILENDTIGVSATTVRVPVFFAHSESINLETHKKLTATQARECLATAPGIKVVDDPDNQQYPLAVDVAGKDEVYVGRIRDDASIENGLNLWVVADNLRKGAALNAIQIAENLL is encoded by the coding sequence ATGCGTGAGAGTTATCGTGTAGCGGTTGTAGGGGCAACGGGTGCCGTCGGTAATACCCTGTTGCAACTTCTTGAAGAACGATCGTTTCCAATTGCTTCCCTCAAACTTTTAGCATCGCACCGCTCTGCGGGTGAAATTCTATCCTTTAAAGATGATCCGATTATCGTTGAGGAACTGACACATGACTCATTTGAGGACGTGGATGTGGTGTTCTCATCAGCCGGGGCGTCTGTCAGTCGCGAGTTCATCCCTACAGCGGTAAAAAAAGGCGCGCTCGTCATTGACAATACGAGTGCCTTCCGCATGGATGCCGAAACACCTCTCGTTGTCCCGGAAGTCAATATGGATGCTGCCCGCACCCACAATGGACTGGTGGCCAATCCAAACTGCTCTACCATCCAAATGATGGTGGCACTTAAACCCATCTACGACCTTGTCGGCATCAAACGGATCGTTGTCTCCACCTATCAAAGCGTCTCGGGTAAAAGTGGACGTGCTGTTATGGAACTGGTTCAACAAACGACCGAGGCGCTTGAAGGTAAGCCGATCACTTTAGATAAATTCCCACATCAGATGGCGTTCAACGTCGCATTCGATTGGCCCTTCTTGGACAGTGGGGACAACGAAGAAGAGGTAAAAATGATCAATGAGACTCGGAAGATACTGGAAAACGACACGATTGGTGTCTCCGCCACAACCGTCCGAGTCCCAGTCTTCTTCGCGCATTCTGAATCGATAAACCTTGAGACGCATAAAAAACTCACAGCCACCCAGGCGAGAGAGTGTCTCGCCACTGCACCCGGTATCAAAGTTGTAGATGATCCCGACAACCAGCAGTATCCACTCGCCGTTGATGTCGCAGGAAAAGATGAGGTTTATGTAGGTAGAATTCGCGATGATGCTTCCATAGAAAACGGTTTGAATCTCTGGGTAGTCGCAGACAATCTCCGCAAAGGTGCTGCGCTGAACGCGATCCAAATCGCCGAGAATCTGCTGTAA
- a CDS encoding gamma-glutamylcyclotransferase, with amino-acid sequence MIYFAYGSNMNRPHMQQRCPGVTHIGKFQLEGFRLVFKYHADIIPTEGCIVHGGLWNITEDHEEALDTYEGYPDYYGKYYQDGVMFYRMREGYEKDFEAPSKWYLKTIIQGYRDFGLTQEEFEESLGTQHLGLIQKDLEESLDVSTDELARLFSRVATTPVYQ; translated from the coding sequence ATGATATATTTTGCCTACGGGTCTAACATGAACCGCCCTCACATGCAACAGCGATGCCCGGGGGTCACGCACATAGGGAAGTTCCAACTCGAAGGGTTTCGCCTTGTTTTTAAATACCACGCCGATATTATCCCGACGGAGGGGTGTATCGTCCATGGCGGACTCTGGAACATTACAGAGGATCACGAAGAAGCACTTGATACCTACGAAGGTTACCCCGACTATTACGGCAAGTATTACCAAGACGGGGTCATGTTTTACAGGATGCGGGAAGGATACGAGAAAGATTTTGAAGCACCTTCAAAATGGTACTTAAAAACCATTATTCAGGGTTACCGTGATTTTGGATTGACGCAGGAAGAATTTGAAGAGAGTCTCGGGACCCAACACCTTGGGTTAATACAAAAAGACCTTGAAGAGAGTCTTGATGTGTCAACGGATGAACTCGCTCGCCTATTTTCCCGCGTTGCAACCACTCCTGTGTATCAATAA
- a CDS encoding J domain-containing protein: MRDYYEILGVNRGATPEEIKKAYRKLAVQYHPDKNPGDKVAEEKFKEASNAYSVLSDPEKRRMYDIRGHAGVEGMGFQGYRTMDDIFRNLNLDDIFGRGGFGGFGDAFGDAFGQRRTTAPPRGRDIRMNVSVPFEDAVLGNKKEVNVQGKPLRLTIPPGIQDGKTLRIRGHGESLGSGIAGDLLVTVSVQPHPTLTREGADLLTDAKVSMTTAALGGSVRLQTLTGDVDLKIPPGAQPGQQFRLRGRGGVDTSGRKGDLRVRLVVEIPKSLSRKQRNLLKELDEIL; this comes from the coding sequence ATGAGAGACTACTACGAAATCCTCGGCGTAAATCGGGGTGCCACTCCAGAAGAAATCAAAAAAGCCTATCGTAAACTCGCGGTCCAGTATCATCCGGACAAAAATCCGGGTGACAAGGTGGCAGAGGAGAAGTTTAAAGAGGCATCGAACGCGTATTCGGTCCTCTCCGATCCTGAAAAGCGACGTATGTATGATATCCGTGGGCACGCCGGTGTCGAGGGTATGGGTTTTCAAGGTTATCGAACGATGGACGATATTTTCAGAAACCTGAACCTCGACGATATCTTCGGACGCGGTGGGTTCGGTGGATTCGGCGATGCGTTCGGTGATGCGTTCGGACAGCGGCGCACGACGGCTCCGCCTCGCGGACGCGACATTCGTATGAATGTCAGTGTTCCTTTCGAGGACGCCGTGTTAGGGAATAAGAAAGAGGTGAATGTCCAAGGAAAGCCGCTCAGGCTTACAATTCCGCCGGGTATTCAGGATGGGAAAACTTTACGGATTCGGGGTCATGGAGAATCTCTCGGCAGCGGTATTGCAGGTGACCTATTGGTGACGGTCTCTGTTCAACCGCATCCGACGCTGACCCGTGAAGGTGCAGATCTCCTGACAGATGCGAAAGTCTCTATGACAACAGCGGCGTTAGGCGGTTCCGTTCGGCTCCAAACGCTAACCGGGGATGTGGATCTGAAAATCCCGCCCGGGGCGCAACCGGGACAGCAGTTCCGTTTACGGGGACGCGGTGGGGTAGATACCTCCGGCAGAAAAGGCGACTTACGGGTGCGGTTGGTTGTGGAAATTCCGAAGTCTTTGTCTCGCAAACAGCGGAATCTCCTGAAAGAACTTGACGAGATTTTATGA
- a CDS encoding pyridoxal phosphate-dependent aminotransferase, protein MSLSQRSQNVTPSSTLAITAKINALIADGVDVVKFGAGEPDFDTPDYIKDAAIAALNAGFTKYTPVPGTPELREAITEKFKRDNGLSYKPSEVIVSCGAKHTIYNIFQAICDPGDEVIFAAPYWVSYPEQVKLAGAVPSVIETTPAQNFCMAPDQVEAAITSKTKAILVNSPSNPTGTTYDLDTLKAIADLAVKHQIYLISDEIYEALLYDGATHQSPASFNEETKALTFVVNGMSKAYSMTGWRVGYTAGPEDAVSAMSRIQSHSTSNPTSIAQKAAVVALNEPQDAVEEMRKAFEERRDVICQRFDEIDGISYARPQGAFYIFPDFSEHYGRTLGGQKIESSMDITDYLLNSAGVGVVPGDGFGADNHLRLSFATSLEEINRGLDRIKKALA, encoded by the coding sequence ATCTCATTATCACAACGGAGTCAAAACGTGACACCTTCGTCCACCTTAGCAATCACTGCGAAGATTAATGCCTTGATTGCTGATGGCGTGGATGTCGTCAAATTCGGGGCAGGTGAACCCGATTTTGACACACCCGATTATATCAAAGATGCCGCAATCGCCGCACTCAATGCGGGATTCACGAAATACACCCCTGTCCCCGGTACCCCTGAGCTCCGAGAGGCAATCACGGAGAAATTCAAACGAGACAACGGGCTCAGCTACAAACCCTCTGAAGTCATCGTCTCGTGTGGTGCCAAACACACCATCTATAACATCTTCCAAGCGATCTGTGATCCGGGGGATGAGGTCATCTTCGCCGCACCGTATTGGGTCAGCTACCCAGAGCAGGTCAAACTCGCAGGCGCAGTGCCGAGCGTCATTGAGACGACACCGGCGCAAAACTTCTGCATGGCACCAGATCAGGTCGAGGCAGCGATAACCTCAAAAACGAAGGCGATCCTCGTTAACAGTCCGAGCAACCCGACCGGCACAACTTACGATCTGGATACACTCAAGGCAATTGCGGACCTCGCTGTTAAGCATCAAATCTACCTCATCTCCGATGAAATCTATGAAGCACTGCTCTACGACGGCGCAACACACCAGAGTCCGGCGTCGTTCAACGAGGAGACGAAAGCGCTCACCTTCGTTGTCAATGGGATGTCCAAAGCCTACTCAATGACGGGGTGGCGGGTCGGATACACCGCCGGTCCCGAAGACGCCGTATCGGCAATGTCGCGTATCCAATCCCACAGTACCTCAAATCCGACATCGATTGCACAAAAAGCCGCCGTTGTCGCACTCAATGAACCGCAGGATGCCGTTGAAGAGATGCGGAAAGCGTTTGAGGAACGCCGGGACGTGATCTGTCAACGTTTTGATGAGATTGATGGGATTAGTTATGCCCGACCGCAGGGCGCGTTCTATATCTTCCCCGATTTCTCTGAGCATTACGGTAGAACCCTCGGTGGACAGAAGATCGAAAGCTCAATGGACATAACCGATTATCTACTCAATTCGGCAGGTGTAGGTGTTGTGCCGGGAGACGGTTTCGGTGCGGACAATCATCTGCGACTCTCCTTCGCGACCTCGTTGGAGGAGATCAATCGCGGACTGGATCGTATCAAAAAGGCGTTAGCATAA
- the mtnK gene encoding S-methyl-5-thioribose kinase, which translates to MELDLATLPDYLHRRRAEIRMFESEADLRIEEIGDGNLNTVYRVSDAAQPERSVVLKHAPPYIKILGPEYPLSIARLTYESRALDVYNQLASGNVPELYDFDAETAVIVMEDLRDAQVLRTDLIAGRVDIGVAEQIGRFMGTVHSRTYIENLDSATVQHYRRQFANTTMQSITADYVFTFPYTEHETNFWTPGLEPEVQRLKADTDFLQQAENLKQVFLTSQQAVTHGDLHTGSVLVQNNTAKVIDAEFAFYGPVGFDLGLYWANYLLSYFSHQDTVDVQSALKAAIAKTWHTYTLEFRTVDGTLKEQTLQRIFHEAVGFAGLEMLRRLIGAAHVKDIEGIDDVPRKRRVERAALQFGTALVKQHQSLRDVPAILAMLF; encoded by the coding sequence ATGGAACTCGACCTTGCTACACTGCCGGATTACCTACATCGACGACGTGCTGAAATCCGAATGTTTGAATCGGAGGCGGATCTCCGTATAGAGGAGATTGGCGATGGTAATCTTAATACAGTCTATCGCGTCTCGGACGCAGCACAACCGGAACGTTCGGTCGTCCTGAAACACGCGCCACCCTACATTAAGATATTGGGACCCGAATATCCATTATCCATCGCGCGTTTGACTTACGAGTCCCGTGCCTTGGATGTCTATAACCAGCTCGCCAGCGGGAACGTTCCTGAATTATATGACTTCGATGCTGAAACCGCTGTCATAGTGATGGAGGATCTCCGGGATGCCCAGGTCCTGCGTACCGATCTGATCGCAGGTAGAGTGGATATCGGTGTCGCTGAACAAATTGGGCGATTTATGGGCACCGTACATAGCCGCACATACATCGAGAACCTTGATAGCGCAACTGTGCAGCATTATAGACGGCAATTTGCGAACACTACCATGCAGTCGATAACTGCCGATTACGTGTTCACTTTTCCGTACACCGAACATGAAACGAATTTCTGGACTCCGGGGTTAGAGCCCGAGGTCCAGCGATTGAAAGCGGATACGGACTTTCTGCAGCAAGCAGAGAACCTCAAACAGGTTTTTCTAACATCACAGCAAGCCGTGACCCATGGCGATCTGCACACAGGAAGCGTTCTGGTCCAAAATAACACAGCGAAAGTGATTGATGCCGAGTTTGCCTTCTATGGTCCCGTCGGATTTGACCTCGGATTGTATTGGGCGAACTATCTCTTATCCTATTTTTCACATCAAGACACCGTGGACGTACAATCCGCACTCAAGGCAGCGATTGCAAAGACGTGGCACACCTACACACTCGAATTTAGAACAGTTGATGGGACGTTGAAAGAACAGACGTTACAACGAATCTTCCATGAAGCCGTAGGGTTTGCGGGATTGGAAATGCTGCGTCGTCTTATCGGTGCGGCACACGTTAAAGATATAGAGGGTATTGATGATGTACCCAGAAAGCGACGCGTAGAAAGGGCAGCACTTCAATTCGGAACAGCACTCGTTAAACAGCATCAATCCTTACGAGATGTGCCAGCGATCCTCGCGATGCTTTTTTAA
- a CDS encoding GHMP kinase, which translates to MLIRTRAPVRIDFAGGWSDVALFTEHSKGLVVNGAINRYAYATLRCERQVAHDDSVELQRVLDKSIRIYSADFDTFIESDDIRQLEYDGNIDLVKAAVRRMSIQIGGFDLITQSTAPPGSGLGTSAAMGVALVGVLGALKEVTYLPYEYADFASNIERHELGILGGKQDHYASAIGGIHFMEFQGEEVKTSPLKFPPHIRYELEKNLVLCYTGKSRLSGNIHQNVTDAYKSGQPSVREALETLKTTAEATKTALMRGRLTEFGELLTQNWQNQKKLHPSVTNEQIESLFKIAMTHGAIGGKACGAGGGGCLLFYCEATREHRVRQKLEEAGAQIIEVNFDFDGLQMWKVPNNGYDEWKTDAIIS; encoded by the coding sequence ATGTTAATCCGAACGAGAGCCCCAGTCCGCATCGACTTTGCTGGCGGATGGAGTGATGTAGCCCTCTTTACCGAACATTCAAAAGGGCTTGTTGTCAACGGGGCAATTAACCGATACGCTTATGCCACCCTTCGCTGCGAACGCCAAGTCGCACATGACGATTCTGTTGAACTCCAGCGTGTGCTGGATAAAAGCATTCGTATCTATTCTGCGGATTTTGATACATTCATTGAATCGGATGATATACGTCAGCTTGAATATGATGGGAACATTGATTTAGTCAAGGCAGCTGTGCGACGAATGTCCATACAGATTGGTGGTTTCGACCTGATTACGCAGTCCACCGCGCCGCCGGGAAGTGGATTAGGCACTTCTGCCGCAATGGGAGTCGCACTCGTTGGTGTGCTTGGGGCACTTAAGGAAGTTACCTATCTTCCCTATGAGTATGCGGATTTTGCGAGCAATATTGAACGACATGAACTTGGTATCCTCGGTGGGAAGCAGGATCATTACGCCAGCGCAATCGGCGGAATTCATTTCATGGAGTTTCAGGGAGAGGAGGTGAAAACCTCACCATTGAAATTCCCGCCGCACATCCGTTACGAACTTGAAAAGAATCTTGTCCTCTGTTATACCGGAAAGTCTCGTCTTTCTGGTAACATACACCAGAATGTGACCGATGCCTATAAAAGTGGACAACCGAGTGTTCGCGAGGCGTTGGAAACGCTCAAAACCACCGCTGAGGCAACAAAAACAGCACTGATGCGCGGTCGGTTAACCGAATTCGGCGAACTCCTCACCCAAAATTGGCAGAATCAGAAGAAATTGCACCCCTCCGTCACAAATGAACAGATAGAATCTCTCTTTAAAATCGCAATGACGCACGGTGCAATCGGCGGAAAAGCTTGTGGTGCTGGCGGCGGTGGGTGCCTACTGTTTTACTGCGAAGCTACACGCGAGCATCGCGTCCGCCAAAAACTTGAAGAAGCAGGAGCACAGATCATTGAGGTTAACTTTGATTTTGACGGGCTCCAAATGTGGAAGGTCCCAAACAATGGATATGATGAATGGAAAACCGACGCTATAATCTCTTGA
- a CDS encoding arylsulfatase, whose amino-acid sequence MGDIIVAEQTTPNLVFVITDDQGYGDLGCTGNPVINTPNLDALAAESVQLQNLHVGPTCSPTRAGIMTGHYCNSTGVWHTIGGRSLLRSDEVTMADIFRRNGYKTGMFGKWHLGDNYPFRPHDRGFDEALYHGGGGISQTPDYWGNDYFDDTYFRNGSEQPFDGYCTDVWFQEAMGFIERQATSDQNRPFFCYLSTNAPHGPFRVPDAYGEVYRRKGVEGDRANFWGMVTNIDDNMARLRHHLRVLGLEENTILIFMTDNGSAAGCDLDAQQFVRAGYNAGMRGKKGSPYEGGHRVPLFMHWPSGGFTEKHEVHELTANIDLLPTLIDLCDLEVSENAHFHGTSIAPLLRNDTEAWEERVIVTDSQRVENPIKWKDSATMSQRWRLINGTELYDIQADPGQQHDIADEHPEVVAELREHYEAWWKLVSERFDEECPIVIGTQNEPVTCITTHDWHGEAQAWNHGMIRRGLECNGYWAIEVPEDGEYSFELRRWPLAEDRAITDGIPGEHIDLYNGGKALAFTAAKIRIGDKTATRVIPPDAKSVTFTFDLTAGQTRMHTEFTDETGELAIGAYYVYVKRVI is encoded by the coding sequence ATAGGAGATATAATCGTGGCAGAACAGACGACACCGAACCTCGTCTTTGTTATTACGGATGACCAGGGTTACGGCGATTTGGGGTGCACCGGAAATCCCGTTATCAACACTCCCAATCTGGACGCACTCGCAGCGGAGAGTGTGCAACTGCAGAACCTGCATGTCGGTCCCACTTGTTCACCGACGCGCGCAGGAATCATGACAGGGCACTACTGCAACTCCACAGGGGTCTGGCATACCATCGGTGGACGCTCACTTCTGCGGAGTGATGAGGTCACAATGGCGGATATCTTCCGACGCAACGGCTATAAGACGGGTATGTTCGGGAAATGGCATCTCGGCGACAATTACCCCTTCCGTCCACACGACAGAGGTTTCGACGAAGCGCTCTACCACGGTGGTGGGGGCATCAGTCAAACGCCTGACTATTGGGGCAACGACTACTTTGACGACACCTATTTCCGCAACGGTTCCGAACAACCCTTTGACGGCTACTGCACAGATGTCTGGTTCCAAGAGGCGATGGGGTTCATCGAGAGACAGGCGACAAGCGATCAGAACCGTCCGTTTTTCTGTTACCTCTCTACCAATGCTCCCCACGGTCCGTTCCGTGTCCCTGATGCCTACGGTGAGGTTTATCGACGGAAGGGTGTAGAAGGCGATCGCGCGAATTTCTGGGGAATGGTTACCAATATCGACGATAACATGGCACGGTTGCGGCACCATCTCCGGGTTCTGGGGCTTGAGGAAAACACGATCCTTATCTTTATGACCGATAACGGCTCCGCAGCTGGATGTGATTTGGATGCGCAGCAGTTCGTTAGGGCAGGCTACAACGCCGGAATGCGCGGTAAGAAAGGATCACCGTATGAAGGTGGTCACCGTGTGCCGCTGTTCATGCACTGGCCCAGCGGCGGTTTCACTGAAAAGCACGAGGTACATGAACTCACCGCAAACATTGACCTACTCCCAACACTGATAGATCTTTGCGATCTTGAGGTCTCCGAAAACGCACATTTCCACGGCACCAGTATCGCACCGCTACTGAGGAACGATACGGAAGCGTGGGAAGAACGGGTGATTGTCACCGATTCGCAACGTGTTGAGAACCCGATTAAGTGGAAAGACAGCGCCACAATGTCGCAACGGTGGCGGCTCATCAACGGAACCGAGCTTTACGATATACAAGCCGATCCTGGACAACAACACGACATCGCTGACGAACATCCGGAGGTCGTCGCGGAACTGCGCGAGCATTATGAGGCGTGGTGGAAACTGGTTTCGGAACGGTTTGATGAAGAGTGCCCGATTGTTATCGGGACGCAAAACGAACCCGTTACATGCATCACGACCCACGATTGGCACGGAGAAGCACAGGCATGGAATCACGGAATGATTCGCCGAGGCTTGGAATGCAATGGCTATTGGGCAATTGAAGTCCCTGAAGATGGCGAGTATAGTTTCGAATTGCGGCGGTGGCCCCTCGCCGAGGATAGAGCTATAACGGATGGCATCCCGGGTGAGCATATCGATCTTTACAACGGTGGCAAGGCTCTGGCATTCACAGCGGCAAAAATCCGCATCGGAGATAAGACTGCAACAAGAGTAATTCCACCCGATGCGAAGAGTGTAACGTTTACGTTCGATCTCACCGCCGGTCAGACGCGCATGCATACCGAGTTTACGGACGAAACCGGCGAGTTGGCAATCGGGGCATATTACGTGTACGTGAAACGGGTGATTTAA
- a CDS encoding MoxR family ATPase translates to MKNDISVKQTGTDIEAAEVLKTAKENILNQLRKRIIGQDEVIEQLLIALFSQGHCLLVGVPGLAKTLLISTFAQILELPFNRIQFTPDLMPSDIIGTDIIEEGEAGKRAFRFINGPVFANVVLADEINRTPPKTQAALLQAMQEYQVTAGGRTYPLERPFFVLATQNPIEQEGTYPLPEAQLDRFMFHITLDYPDKTAEKEIVMTTTAAYEPQIEPVITGEEVLRIQQVVRKVPIAEAIVDYAVELNRQTRPASDALDFIQDWVQWGAGPRASQYLVLGAKARAILHGRYHVAYEDIKAVSIPVLRHRILTNFNAEADGITSLDIINRLLENVEPPPVQ, encoded by the coding sequence ATGAAAAATGACATCTCAGTGAAGCAGACCGGAACAGACATAGAAGCCGCCGAAGTCTTGAAAACGGCGAAGGAAAATATTTTAAACCAACTCAGAAAGCGAATTATTGGGCAAGATGAAGTCATTGAGCAACTTCTCATCGCACTTTTTTCGCAGGGACACTGTTTACTTGTGGGTGTGCCGGGGTTAGCGAAGACACTACTTATCAGCACATTCGCGCAGATTCTGGAACTCCCTTTCAATCGAATCCAATTCACGCCGGACTTGATGCCATCGGACATTATCGGCACCGATATTATTGAGGAAGGCGAGGCAGGGAAACGTGCCTTCCGATTTATTAATGGACCTGTCTTTGCCAACGTCGTCCTTGCTGATGAGATTAACCGAACACCCCCTAAAACACAAGCCGCACTCTTACAGGCCATGCAGGAGTACCAAGTCACCGCAGGCGGCAGAACATATCCATTGGAACGCCCGTTTTTTGTTTTAGCGACGCAGAATCCGATCGAACAGGAAGGCACTTATCCGCTCCCCGAAGCACAACTCGATCGATTCATGTTCCATATCACGCTTGATTATCCCGATAAAACCGCCGAAAAAGAGATTGTGATGACAACAACTGCGGCTTATGAACCACAGATAGAACCCGTTATCACAGGAGAAGAGGTCTTGCGAATACAACAGGTCGTCCGGAAAGTCCCGATTGCCGAAGCCATCGTGGATTATGCCGTGGAATTGAACCGACAGACGCGACCTGCTTCAGATGCCCTCGATTTCATTCAGGATTGGGTGCAGTGGGGTGCAGGGCCGCGAGCGTCGCAGTATCTTGTGCTCGGAGCGAAGGCGCGTGCGATTCTCCATGGACGCTATCATGTCGCCTATGAGGATATCAAAGCAGTCTCTATCCCTGTGCTACGCCACCGAATTTTGACGAATTTCAACGCCGAGGCTGATGGTATCACGAGCCTGGATATCATTAATAGACTGCTGGAAAATGTCGAACCACCACCGGTTCAATGA
- a CDS encoding HU family DNA-binding protein has protein sequence MAKLMKSDVVDNIVEATGLSKKDANAAVDAFAAAICDALSNGDSVGLIGFGTFEAKNRPARTGRNPQTGEPLDIPAKTVPVFKAGKKLRDAAG, from the coding sequence ATGGCAAAATTAATGAAAAGCGATGTCGTCGACAATATCGTTGAAGCAACAGGCCTTAGCAAAAAAGATGCGAACGCCGCTGTCGATGCTTTTGCTGCGGCTATTTGCGACGCTTTGAGTAATGGCGACTCCGTTGGATTAATTGGTTTCGGAACATTTGAAGCCAAAAATCGTCCAGCTCGCACGGGTCGCAACCCGCAGACTGGCGAACCACTTGATATTCCAGCGAAGACAGTCCCTGTCTTTAAAGCTGGTAAGAAACTTCGCGACGCTGCCGGCTAA